A section of the Paracoccaceae bacterium genome encodes:
- the betI gene encoding transcriptional regulator BetI — protein sequence MPKLGMEPIRRAALVEATIAEVGFAGSLDVTVGQIARRAGMSSGLALHYFGGKDQIFAAAMGHILSMYGAAVRGALAHAKTPRARLDGIIRASFDGDSFRPEVISAWLNFYVQAQTSPDARRLLQIYQTRLRSNLLHDLRPLLGVRAPDAAENLASLIDGHYLRAALGNDPGAAEKAADQLSAALDSMLGAAR from the coding sequence ATGCCGAAACTGGGAATGGAACCGATCCGCCGGGCGGCATTGGTGGAAGCAACAATTGCCGAGGTCGGTTTTGCCGGGTCGCTTGATGTGACCGTCGGGCAGATCGCGCGGCGCGCGGGCATGAGCAGCGGATTGGCGCTTCATTATTTCGGCGGCAAGGATCAGATTTTTGCAGCGGCGATGGGGCATATTCTGTCGATGTACGGGGCCGCAGTTCGGGGCGCGCTGGCGCACGCCAAGACCCCCCGCGCACGGCTGGACGGGATCATCCGGGCCAGTTTTGACGGCGACAGTTTCCGGCCCGAGGTAATCAGTGCCTGGTTGAACTTTTACGTCCAGGCGCAGACCAGCCCGGATGCGCGCCGGTTGTTGCAAATTTATCAGACCCGCCTGCGCAGCAATCTGCTGCACGATCTGCGCCCGTTGTTGGGCGTGCGTGCGCCGGATGCCGCAGAAAACCTCGCCTCGTTGATCGACGGGCATTATCTGCGCGCGGCGCTGGGCAATGATCCGGGTGCAGCGGAAAAGGCCGCGGATCAGTTGTCGGCGGCGCTGGACAGCATGTTGGGGGCGGCGCGATGA
- the betC gene encoding choline-sulfatase produces the protein MSGPNILIFMVDQLNGTLFSDGPAEWLHAPNLKALAARSVRFANSYTASPLCAPGRASFMSGRLPSRTGVYDNAAEFASDTTTFAHHLRAAGWQTCLSGKMHFVGPDQLHGFEQRLTTDVYPADFGWTPDWRKPGERIDWWYHNMGSVTGAGIAETTNQLEYDDEVAHHAVQKVYDLSRGGDARPWHLTVSFTHPHDPYVARRKYWDLYEDCAHLLPDVGAIPYDDLDPHSQRIFDANDWRSFDISEEDIRRSRRAYFANISYLDDKIGEVLTALEATRQEAVILFVSDHGDMLGDRGLWFKMSFFEGSARVPLMISGPGLEPGLVETPISTLDVCPTLCDLAGIDMAQVAPWTDGVSLLPVATGAPRGPVPMEYVAEASIAPMVALRDGKWKYTACPQDRDQLFDLEADPNELTDLAGDPEASDMLIRLRAMAADQWDLRAFDAAVRDSQARRLVVYEALRQGGYYPWDYQPLQKASERFMRNHMDLNVLEDGQRFPRGE, from the coding sequence ATGAGTGGCCCGAACATCCTGATCTTCATGGTGGATCAGTTGAATGGCACGCTGTTCTCGGATGGTCCGGCAGAGTGGCTTCATGCACCCAACCTGAAGGCGCTGGCAGCGCGTTCGGTGCGGTTCGCCAACAGCTATACCGCCTCGCCTTTATGTGCGCCGGGGCGGGCGTCGTTCATGTCCGGGCGGTTGCCATCGCGCACCGGCGTTTACGATAATGCGGCCGAGTTTGCGTCCGATACGACGACCTTCGCGCATCATCTGCGCGCGGCGGGGTGGCAGACCTGCCTCAGCGGCAAGATGCATTTCGTCGGCCCGGACCAGTTGCACGGGTTCGAGCAGCGTTTGACCACCGATGTCTATCCGGCCGATTTCGGCTGGACCCCCGACTGGCGCAAACCGGGTGAGCGGATTGACTGGTGGTATCACAACATGGGCTCGGTCACCGGGGCCGGGATCGCCGAGACAACCAATCAGCTGGAATATGATGATGAGGTTGCGCATCACGCGGTGCAGAAGGTCTATGACCTGTCGCGCGGCGGTGACGCGCGCCCCTGGCATCTGACGGTCAGCTTTACCCACCCACATGACCCCTATGTCGCGCGGCGGAAATACTGGGATCTGTACGAAGATTGCGCGCATCTGCTGCCCGATGTCGGGGCCATCCCATACGACGACCTTGACCCGCATTCGCAGCGTATTTTCGACGCCAATGACTGGCGATCCTTCGACATCAGCGAAGAAGATATCCGCCGCTCGCGCCGCGCCTATTTCGCCAACATCAGCTATCTGGACGACAAGATCGGCGAGGTGTTGACCGCGTTGGAGGCCACCCGGCAAGAGGCGGTGATCCTTTTTGTCAGCGACCACGGCGACATGTTGGGCGACCGGGGTCTGTGGTTCAAGATGAGCTTCTTTGAAGGGTCGGCGCGGGTGCCGCTGATGATCTCGGGGCCCGGGCTGGAACCGGGGCTGGTCGAAACGCCGATCAGCACGCTGGATGTCTGCCCGACGCTGTGTGATCTGGCGGGGATCGACATGGCGCAGGTCGCGCCCTGGACCGATGGGGTCAGTTTGTTGCCGGTGGCCACTGGTGCGCCGCGCGGGCCAGTGCCGATGGAATATGTGGCTGAGGCGTCGATTGCGCCGATGGTGGCTTTGCGGGATGGCAAGTGGAAATACACCGCTTGCCCGCAGGACCGGGATCAATTGTTCGATCTGGAGGCTGATCCGAATGAACTGACCGATCTGGCGGGCGATCCGGAAGCCTCTGACATGTTGATCCGATTGCGGGCGATGGCGGCGGATCAATGGGATCTGCGCGCCTTTGATGCGGCCGTGCGTGACAGTCAGGCGCGACGGTTGGTGGTGTATGAGGCGTTGCGCCAGGGCGGCTATTACCCTTGGGATTACCAGCCGCTGCAGAAAGCATCCGAGCGTTTCATGCGAAATCACATGGACCTGAATGTGCTGGAAGATGGCCAGCGTTTTCCAAGGGGTGAATGA
- a CDS encoding glutathione S-transferase, giving the protein MALTIYGRATSSNVQLVMWGAAELGLRPERLDYGHVHGGTDTPEFRAMNPRGLVPVLKDGDTVIWESCAILRYLAARYGDGGAFWPADPVARAGVDMWAEWGKNELAQAFTAPIFWPRVRTAARDRDEGALAASVTRFEDNLDLLEGQLDGRAHVTGDALSLADIVIGHLLFRWFSIDVPRRPRPNVEAYYQRLTSRAAYVQHVMVDYAPLAHPEA; this is encoded by the coding sequence ATGGCGCTGACGATCTACGGGCGGGCGACATCCTCGAACGTGCAACTGGTGATGTGGGGCGCGGCGGAACTGGGGCTGAGGCCGGAACGGCTTGACTATGGACATGTGCATGGCGGCACTGACACGCCGGAGTTTCGCGCGATGAACCCGCGCGGGCTGGTTCCGGTGTTGAAGGATGGCGACACGGTCATTTGGGAAAGCTGCGCGATCCTGCGTTATCTGGCGGCGCGCTATGGCGATGGTGGGGCGTTCTGGCCAGCCGATCCGGTGGCGCGCGCGGGCGTCGATATGTGGGCCGAGTGGGGCAAGAACGAACTGGCGCAGGCCTTCACGGCGCCGATTTTCTGGCCCCGTGTGCGGACCGCAGCGCGGGATCGGGATGAGGGGGCGCTTGCAGCCTCGGTCACGAGGTTTGAAGACAACCTCGACCTGCTGGAAGGTCAGCTTGACGGGCGCGCCCATGTGACCGGCGATGCGCTGAGCCTGGCCGACATCGTGATCGGTCATCTGTTGTTCCGCTGGTTTTCGATCGACGTGCCGCGCAGGCCGCGACCGAATGTCGAGGCCTATTATCAACGGCTGACGTCGCGCGCCGCATATGTGCAGCATGTCATGGTCGACTACGCCCCGCTGGCGCACCCGGAGGCCTGA